The nucleotide window AATGCGACCGGGCCAGGCGATCATGTTCTGGTCAACTCTCATGCATGCATCGTATCCGCATAGCGGAAAAACAAATGAGATGAGAATGGGCTTTGCCGCCCGCTACGTCCCGACCTGCGTGAAAGTTTATCCTGACACAACGGAAATCGAGGAATACGGCGGGCGCGTCAGCCTGGAAAAATACGGAGCCGTCCTCGTGGCCGGCAAGGATGAATTCAGGCACAACCGGCTGACGACGCAAACAACCCGCGGTAAAAACTTCGTCCAGCGCTGAGCCCGGACCAGCGGCGCGGGCCGCCAAAAATAATTCAGAGTGGATATTCAGCAACAAAGAGAGCGGCTGGCATCACTAGTCAAGGGCGTTCTGGCTGTCAGGCCATTGGTTGACGCGCTGAAGCAACCTGTATGCGTGGTCCCCGTTGGCAATGGCTCTGCTTCCGGCTACGTTCCCGAAGGCAGCCCGCCGGCTGTCGAAACTTTCATCAACCGGATCTCCGAACGGACGTGCGCACCGCGGTTTCGGCTGGATTTCGATCCCCGGCGGCAGTCGGTATTTGAAACCGTAGTGAGTAACCGTCTTGGCCTCGGCCACGATCTTGTTGTATCGGACGCGCTGTTCAAATATCCTGCGGCCGACGAAGTGATTGAGCAGACCGTCTCCGTCGACTTCGATCGGCAATTTTTCCGTGGTAGGGCCCGGTCATTTGATGGCGCTCTGCTGCGCTGTTATACGGCCGGTTCGCATCAACGGAAAACCGTGGTGCTGGTTGCAGCCTGTGGGATGCCGGCAAAGCTCTGCGAAAGATGGATGCGTTTTCTGGCGAAAGACTATTTCGTCATTACCTGGGAAAGCCGGTTGCTTTTTGAAAGTTCGCCAAATGGGCACGAACTCGCTTATGACGTAAGTGCGCAGGTCGCGGATCTTTTTGCCGTGATGGACCACTTCAATGTAAGAGAATCTCACCTGATGGGTTTGTGTGGCGGAGCGGTAATCGCCGTTTCAGCCGCGGCAGGTGAGCCGGGCCGGATAACTTCCCTGAGCCTGTGGCATGGCGATTACGAATTGGGTCCGCACTGCCCGAAAACAAAACACCAGAAGGACCTGAAGGCCTTAATGGCGGCAATCGCCGCCGGAAAATCCCAGGCTGAGAACATCCATAAGATGTTTTCACAGAATATTCTGAAAAACTTTCCTCCGGACCTCGCGCATTTTGTCCTTTATCCATATGCAAATCCTGATCTTCTGTTCCTTTATGGCAGATCGAACGGCAAGATCATGGAAACCGATGTGACGCCCTTATTAAGCCGTGTAACGCAGCCGGTCCTGGTGGTGACCAGCCGCGACGACAATACGGCGCATCCCGAGGGATCAAAATTTGTCGCGGGGCGGCTGCCTCGCGCGCAATTGCTCGTGGAAAACCATGGCGACCACCTGGCTCTGTTTGATGCAGCACCCAATGTGACAGAAGCTGCCGCGCAGTTTCTTGCAGCCCAGGAAATCTGAATTTTTCTGAAACGGTACCTTCTTCCCATGTTGCCTGAATCCTATAGTCCCATCACTGTTTCTTCCCGCATACGACCGCCATTTGTGCATGAAATGTTCTCCAGCATTGCTGAAGGACATGCTGATCTGATCGCCCTCGAAATCGGAGACAAGCGGATTACGTATGGCCACCTGCACAGGAGATCCGATGCCATGGCCCAGCTGCTGCGGGCAGCGGGAGCCGGGCCCGGCGGTAGGGTGGTTGTTTTTGCCGAAGACAGAGAGTTCCTGGTCGTGGCTCTTCTGGCCATCCTCAAGGCCGGTGCGGTATTTGTGCCCTTGTTGCCGGAAACGCCTGCCCGGCGCGCCGAATCAATGCTCGAACTGTGTGGCCCGGGATGGGGGTTGGTACAGCCAGAATACCTTGAGCAATTCCGGCACATGCGGTTGTCCAGCCCAGTGCATGTGATTGCTGAAGCCCCGGATCTCGTTGAAAGCGGATCGCCGACGAGCGTGGAACCGGTAGAATCCGATCCTGACGCGCTCTGCTACATCTTCTTTACTTCCGGCTCCACAGGCGCTCCCAAGGGCATCGCCGGCCGGTTGAAAGCAATCGACCACTATATTCGCTGGGAAATGGGCGCCCTGGGCTTGAAAGAAGGGACGCGCGTCAGCCAGTTCATCTCTCCCATGTTTGATGCTTTTCTTCGCGACATCTTTCTGCCGCTGTGCTTGAAAGGCACGATTTGCGTTCCGGCCGATCCGCAGACAATGATGGACGGAACCCGTCTCAGGCAATGGATAAACGAACGGAAGGTCAACCTCATTCATACGGTACCTTCAGTCTTTCGGCTGCTTCTCAGCAAAGCCGCGGGCCAGGAAAGAATGGATTCTCTGGGGCACGTGCTTCTTTCCGGCGAGCCATTGCTGCCGGGCGACGTGCGCAAGTGGTATGCGCTGGGCGAGGCCGCGCGTCTCGTGAATCTCTATGGAGCGAGCGAGACAACGATGACGAAATTCATCTATTTTGTCTCGCCGCAAGATGCCGACAGGGCCTCCGTCCCTGTCGGCAAGCCCATCGAGGGAGCGCAGGCGGCGATCATAGACGAGAATGGCAACCTGTGCCGTCCCGGCATGGTGGGAGAAATCTTTATTCGAACACCCTACCGCTCGCTGGGATATTACAATCGTCCGGACCTTACCAGCGCCGCCTTCATTCCAAACCGCTTCAGCAAAGAAAACGATCCGAACGATCTGTTGTACAGGACCGGAGATCTCGCGCGCATCCTGGACTCGGGAGATTACGAACTGGTCGGCCGTCGTGATCAGCAGGTGAAGGTCCGCGGGGTGCGAATTGAACTGACGGAGATAGAAGCGGTCCTGATGAGTTGCCCCGGCGTGGAGCAAGCCGCGGCCGTGGTCCATGGGACCGAAGAAGGCTCGAATTATCTGTGTGCCTACGTTGTGCCCGGCGAAGGGTGCGAAATCGGCGCGCTGCGGCAACATGTCCTGAACTTTTTGCCGGAATCGATGGCGCCCAGCGCTTATGTAGCGCTTGCGCGATTACCGCGCACGCTGAACGGCAAAGTTGACCGCCGGGCGCTGCTGCCTCCAAAAAGCATGCTCCAGGGAACCGCTTCATCCGCGAACAGCCTGCTCAGCATGGAGGAAGAGGTCCTGTGTGGAATCTTTGAAGAAGTGCTCGGCCAATCTCCGATGGGCAGGGACGATAATTTCTTCGATTTGGGAGGTCATTCGCTGCTGGTGACGCAGGTGATGTCCCGTGTTCGAGGTGCGCTGGGGTTGGAAATCCCATTGCGGACGTTGTTTGAAGCGCCCACGGCCAGGGAGCTCAGCGAGAAGATCAGGGATGCACGGCGGTCCGCGACGAAGGCTCCTCCGCCTCTGGTCCGTGTGCAGCGCGGAGCGGAATCACCGCTCTCGTTCGCGCAGCAGCGGCTGTGGGTCATACACCAGCTGCATCCTCAGAGCGCTGCTTACAATATCACCTCGGCGTTGCGGCTTCACGGACGTCTTGACAAGCCGGCGCTCTTCTATGCCATTCGGGAAATTGTGGACCGGCATGAAAGCCTGCGCACCCGCTTCAGGGAAAACAATGGAGTACCCGTACAGGAACTGGTAAACGGGGCCGTGGTGCCTGTGGAGGAGATCGATCTGGCCGGTCTGAATGAGGATGTGTTACGCCTAGTCCACGCATGGGCGGAAGAACCGTTTGATCTGCAAAATTACCCGTTATTGCGGGTGAAGCTGCTGGGGCTGGGTGCGGAGGAGCACATGCTGGTGATCACCATGCACCACATCGTAAGCGATGGCTGGTCCATAGGAGTGCTGGTGCATGAGTTGGCAGAGCTGTACGGAGCGCGGGTAAAAGGGGAAAAAGCAAAGCTGAAGGAGTTGGATATTGGCGCAAGGCGTTGGCGGGAGTGGAACCGCTGGAACTGCCCAGTGACCGGCCACGGCCGGGACAGCCGAGCTATGCGGGTGGGCGGGAGAAATTTGTTGTGGACGGGGAGGTGATGAAGGGACTGAGGAAGAGGGTGAGGCAGGAAGGAGCGACGCTGTATATGGCGTTGCTGGCAGGGTTCGCGGTGGTGCTGGGACGGTGGTCGGGGCAGGAGGAAGTGGTAGTGGGGAGTCCGATAGCGAACCGGAACCGGAAAGAGACGGAAGAGTTGATTGGATTTTTCGCGAATACGATGGTGTTGAGGACGGAACTGGGCGGGGAGATCCATTTTGTGGAGCTGTTGCGGCGGGTGAAGGAAGTATGCCTGGGAGCGTATGCGCATCAGGATGTACCGTTCGAGAAGCTGGTGGAAGAGTTGCAGCCGGAGCGTGATCTGAGCCGCAGCCCGCTGTTCCAGGTGGGGCTGGTGCTGCAGAACGCTCCCATGGAAAGGCTGCGCCTGGAGGAGCTCACAATCAGTGAAGTTCAATTACAGCAAACCGCCGCTAAATACGATTTGACGATCTCATTGAGTGAAGTGGATGAAGGACTGCTGGGTGAAGTGGTGTATGCCCGTGATCTGTATGACGGAGAGACGGTGCAGCGGCTGGTCCGG belongs to Terriglobia bacterium and includes:
- a CDS encoding amino acid adenylation domain-containing protein, which produces MLPESYSPITVSSRIRPPFVHEMFSSIAEGHADLIALEIGDKRITYGHLHRRSDAMAQLLRAAGAGPGGRVVVFAEDREFLVVALLAILKAGAVFVPLLPETPARRAESMLELCGPGWGLVQPEYLEQFRHMRLSSPVHVIAEAPDLVESGSPTSVEPVESDPDALCYIFFTSGSTGAPKGIAGRLKAIDHYIRWEMGALGLKEGTRVSQFISPMFDAFLRDIFLPLCLKGTICVPADPQTMMDGTRLRQWINERKVNLIHTVPSVFRLLLSKAAGQERMDSLGHVLLSGEPLLPGDVRKWYALGEAARLVNLYGASETTMTKFIYFVSPQDADRASVPVGKPIEGAQAAIIDENGNLCRPGMVGEIFIRTPYRSLGYYNRPDLTSAAFIPNRFSKENDPNDLLYRTGDLARILDSGDYELVGRRDQQVKVRGVRIELTEIEAVLMSCPGVEQAAAVVHGTEEGSNYLCAYVVPGEGCEIGALRQHVLNFLPESMAPSAYVALARLPRTLNGKVDRRALLPPKSMLQGTASSANSLLSMEEEVLCGIFEEVLGQSPMGRDDNFFDLGGHSLLVTQVMSRVRGALGLEIPLRTLFEAPTARELSEKIRDARRSATKAPPPLVRVQRGAESPLSFAQQRLWVIHQLHPQSAAYNITSALRLHGRLDKPALFYAIREIVDRHESLRTRFRENNGVPVQELVNGAVVPVEEIDLAGLNEDVLRLVHAWAEEPFDLQNYPLLRVKLLGLGAEEHMLVITMHHIVSDGWSIGVLVHELAELYGARVKGEKAKLKELDIGARRWREWNRWNCPVTGHGRDSRAMRVGGRNLLWTGR
- a CDS encoding alpha/beta hydrolase; amino-acid sequence: MDIQQQRERLASLVKGVLAVRPLVDALKQPVCVVPVGNGSASGYVPEGSPPAVETFINRISERTCAPRFRLDFDPRRQSVFETVVSNRLGLGHDLVVSDALFKYPAADEVIEQTVSVDFDRQFFRGRARSFDGALLRCYTAGSHQRKTVVLVAACGMPAKLCERWMRFLAKDYFVITWESRLLFESSPNGHELAYDVSAQVADLFAVMDHFNVRESHLMGLCGGAVIAVSAAAGEPGRITSLSLWHGDYELGPHCPKTKHQKDLKALMAAIAAGKSQAENIHKMFSQNILKNFPPDLAHFVLYPYANPDLLFLYGRSNGKIMETDVTPLLSRVTQPVLVVTSRDDNTAHPEGSKFVAGRLPRAQLLVENHGDHLALFDAAPNVTEAAAQFLAAQEI